The following nucleotide sequence is from Streptomyces pactum.
GTGGGCGGTGGGCCGGGGAGCGGCGGGACCGGAAGGGGTGAGGTCCCGGGGCGGCGGGGGTGCCGGACCGCCCGGGGCACCAGGACAGGGTCAGGGGCACCCGGAGGGGGCCAGGGCCCTGGTCGGGGTCGGGGGCACCAGGAGGGGATCGGGAGGCCGGTCCGGCCGGTGAGTGGGCCGGGGCGGTGGTACGTGCCGCTGCGTCCGGCCGGCCCCCGGTGTCCGGAGCCGGTCCGGCGCGGTGGCGGGGCCGGTCCGGCGCGGTGGTGGTCCGGCGTCCCCGGCCGGTCCGGCCGCGGAATACATCGGTGCGGCGGGGTGTCGGTGAGAACGATCACGGTGGCCCGGCCCGGCCACCACCGCTCAGGGCCCGGGCCCCGGCCCGGCGGTGTGCCCGCCACTCCCGAGTCGAGGAGACCAGCCGATGACGTACGCGACGACACCCGACGGGACCCGGATCGCCTACCAGCTCCGGGGCGAGGGGCCGGTGCTGGTGCTGCTGGCGGGCCAGGCCAACAACCACCACTGGTGGGACGCGGTCCGCGCCGATTTCCACCCCGCCCGCAGCACCCTCACCCTCGACTACCGCGGCACCGGCGACAGCGACAAGCCCGACACCCCCCACAGCACCGAACTCTTCGCCGAGGACGTCGTCGCCGTCCTCGACCACCTCGGCATCGACCGGGCCGACGTCTACGGCACCTCCATGGGGGGCCGGGTGGCCCAGCAACTCGCCGCCCGCCACCCGCACCGGGTCGGCGCCCTCGTCCTGGGGTGCACCTCACCCGGCGGCCCGCACGGCGTCGAACGCGGCGACGACGTCCGCCGGGCCCTGGCCGGGCCTCCGGAAGCCGCGCGGCAGGCCCTGCTGGAGCTGATGTACACCCCGCGCTGGCTCGCCGGCCACCCCGGCCCCCACCACACCCTGGGCGACCCCGGCATGCCGGCCCACTCCCGGCGCCGCCACCGCGCGGCGAGCGACCGGCACGACGCCTGGGAGCTGCTGCCCCGCATCGGCGCACCCACCCTGGTCCTGCACGGCACCGACGACCGGCTCAACCCCACGGCCAACGCCGCGCTGCTCGCCGACCGCATTCCCGGTGCCCGGCTCCACCTGATCCCCGGCGCGCGCCACGCCTACTTCGAGGAGGCCCGCGACCACGCCGGCCCCCTCGTCCTGGACTTCCTCACCACCGCCACCCCGCACCGGCCGTAGCGGTGCGGTCCGGGCCGCCCGTCCATCACGCGCCGCCCGCCGGCCCGCCTGCGACGGGGCCGCCCGTGAAGCATCCTGCCCGTGACGGGCCCCGCCCGTGACCCGCCGGCCGGTGGTGCGGCGTCAGGCGACCGGCGGGGGGCGGGGAGGCGGCGGGGACCGAGCCGGCGGGCCGGCCGACCGGCACCCCCGGCGCGACGGCGGCCGCGGCGGCGTCGCCGCGGCGCAGCCGGAACCAGTAGAAGCCGTGGCCGGCGAGCGTCAGCAGGTACGGCAGCTCCCCGATGGCGGGGAAGCGGACCTGGCCGATCAGCTCCACCGGGTGGCGCCCGGCGTAGGTCCGCAGGTCCAGCTCGGTGGGCTGGGCGAAGCGGGAGAAGTTGTTGACGCACAGCACCACGTCGTCCGGCCCGCCGTCGGTGCCCGGGGTCTCCCGCAGGAACGCCAGCACCGCCGGGTTGCTCGACGGCAGCTCGGTGTAGCTGCCCAGCCCGAACGCCGGGTTCTGCTTGCGGATCTCGATCATGCGGCGGGTCCAGTGCAGCAGCGACGAGGGGCTGCTCATCGCCGCTTCCACATTGGTGACCTGATAGCCGTGAACCGGGTCCATGATGGTCGGCAGGTACAGCCGGCCCGGGTCGCAGGAGGAGAAGCCGGCGTTGCGGTCTGGTGTCCACTGCATCGGGGTGCGCACCGCGTCCCGGTCGCCCAGCCAGATGTTGTCGCCCATGCCGATCTCGTCGCCGTAGTAGAGGATCGGCGAGCCGGGCAGCGACAGCAGCAGCGCGGTGAACAGCTCGATCTGGTTGCGGTCGTTGTCCAGCAGCGGGGCCAGCCGGCGCCGGATGCCGATGTTGGCGCGCATCCGCGGGTCCTTGGCGTACTCCGCGTACATGTAGTCGCGCTCCTCGTCGGTGACCATCTCCAGGGTCAGCTCGTCGTGGTTGCGCAGGAAGATCCCCCACTGGCAGCCGGACGGGATGGCCGGCGTCTTGGCGAGGATCTCCGAGACCGGGTAGCGCGACTCCCGGCGCACCGCCATGAAGATCCGCGGCATCACCGGGAAGTGGAACGCCATGTGGCACTCGTCGCCGCCGGACTCGAAGTCGCCGAAGTAGTCGACCACGTCCTCCGGCCACTGGTTGGCCTCCGCCAGCAGCACGGTGTCCGGGTAGTGGGCGTCGATCTCGGCCCGGACCCGCTTGAGCATCTCGTGGGTGCGCGGCAGGTTCTCGCAGTCGGTGCCCTCCTCGGCGTACAGGTAGGGCACGGCGTCCAGCCGGAAGCCGTCGATGCCCAGGTCCAGCCAGAAGCGCAGCGCCGCCAGGACCTCCTCCTGCACCGCCGGGTTCTCGAAGTTCAGGTCCGGCTGGTGCGAGAAGAAACGATGCCAGTAGTACTGCTTGCGCACCGGGTCGAAGGTCCAGTTGGAGGTCTCGGTGTCCACGAAGATGATGCGGGCGTCCGGGTAGCCGGTGTCGTCGTCGGCCCACACGTAGTAGTCGCCGTACGGACCGTCGGGGTCGCGCCGCGACTCCTGGAACCACGGGTGCTGGTCACTGGTGTGGTTCATGACGAAGTCGATGATCACCCGCATGCCGCGCTGGTGGGCGGCGTCCACGAACTCCACGAAGTCCGCGAGGTCGCCGAACTCGGGGAGCACCGCGGTGTAGTCGGAGACGTCGTAGCCGCCGTCCCGCAGCGGGGAGGCGAAGAACGGCGGCAGCCACAGGCAGTCCACCCCCAGCCACTGGAGGTA
It contains:
- a CDS encoding alpha/beta fold hydrolase; this encodes MTYATTPDGTRIAYQLRGEGPVLVLLAGQANNHHWWDAVRADFHPARSTLTLDYRGTGDSDKPDTPHSTELFAEDVVAVLDHLGIDRADVYGTSMGGRVAQQLAARHPHRVGALVLGCTSPGGPHGVERGDDVRRALAGPPEAARQALLELMYTPRWLAGHPGPHHTLGDPGMPAHSRRRHRAASDRHDAWELLPRIGAPTLVLHGTDDRLNPTANAALLADRIPGARLHLIPGARHAYFEEARDHAGPLVLDFLTTATPHRP